A genomic region of Fusarium falciforme chromosome 4, complete sequence contains the following coding sequences:
- a CDS encoding Putative T-complex protein 1 subunit theta, translating to MSLNIPNAPNAGLFKQGYNNYDSEDGAVLRNIDACRAIASTVQTSLGPYGRNKVVINHLQKMILTSDAATILRELDVVHPAAKLLVMASQQQEAEMGDATNLVIVLAGELLRKAEDLLRMGLKTSDIVIGYEKAQKFALETLEELSVDKVEDIRDQEELSKAISTVIASKQNGNETFLADLVSEAVLAVLPKNPANFNVDNIRVVKIMGGSLEQSRVVKGMVFPKEPDGSVKKASRAKVGVFTCPIDAGQTETKGTVLLHNAKEMMDFTKGEESQLETAIKELHDSGLRVVVCGDRVGDLAMHYLNRYGILCIRILSKFELRRVCRVVGATPLARLGAPMPDEMGTIDVVETLEIGGDRVTVFRQEDEVTRTATLVLRGATQNHLDDIERAVDDGVNVVKAITRDPRLVPGAGATEIELVERIQAHGETTPGLSQYAIKKYGEAFEVVPRTIAESAGLDATEVLSRLYAAHANSDDWDTGVDIENDDNTGILDAKDEGILDLLISKQWAIKLATEAARTVLSVDQIIVARQAGGPKPPGPNPNWDED from the exons ATGTCGCTCAACATCCCCAACGCCCCCAACGCGGGCCTGTTTAAGCAGGGCTACAACAA CTACGACTCGGAAGATGGCGCCGTCCTGCGCAACATCGATGCCTGCAGGGCTATCGCCTCTACCGTCCAGACCTCGCTCGGTCCCTACGGTCGCAACAAGGTCGTCATCAACCACCTTCAGAAGATGATCCTCACCTCGGACGCCGCCACCATCCTCCGCGAACTCGACGTCGTCCACCCCGCcgccaagctcctcgtcaTGGCCAGTCAGCAAcaagaggccgagatgggtGATGCTACCAACCTGGTCATAGTCCTCGCCGGCGAGCTGCTCCGGAAAGCGGAGGACCTGCTGCGCATGGGTCTCAAGACGTCGGATATCGTCATCGGCTACGAGAAGGCTCAGAAGTTTGCTCTCGAgactcttgaggagctcTCGGTCGACAAGGTGGAGGATATCCGGGATCAGGAAGAGCTCAGCAAGGCCATCAGCACCGTCATCGCCAGCAAGCAGAACGGCAACGAGACCTTCCTCGCTGATCTTGTTTCGGAGGCTGTCCTCGCTGTGCTCCCCAAGAACCCCGCCAACTTCAACGTCGACAACATCCGCGTCGTCAAGATCATGGGTGGAAGTCTCGAGCAGAGCAGAGTTGTCAAGGGCATGGTCTTCCCCAAGGAGCCCGATGGATCTGTCAAGAAGGCCAGCCGCGCCAAGGTCGGTGTCTTCACCTGCCCCATCGATGCTGGCCAGACCGAGACCAAGGGTACCGTTCTCCTGCACAACgccaaggagatgatggacttTACAAAGGGCGAGGAGTCTCAGCTCGAGACCGCCATCAAGGAGCTTCACGATTCGGGCCTGCGCGTCGTGGTCTGCGGAGACCGAGTGGGAGACTTGGCTATGCACTACCTCAACCGTTACGGCATCCTGTGCATCCGAATTCTCAGCAAGTTCGAGCTTCGAAGAGTCTGCCGTGTGGTCGGTGCCACCCCCCTGGCCCGGTTAGGTGCTCCCATGCCCGACGAGATGGGAACTATCGATGTTGTTGAGACCCTCGAGATTGGTGGTGACCGCGTCACTGTCTTCcgacaagaagatgaggtCACCCGGACGGCCACCCTGGTTCTCCGAGGTGCCACCCAGAACCACCTTGATGATATCGAGCGTGCTGTCGACGACGGTGTCAACGTTGTCAAGGCCATTACTCGCGATCCTCGATTGGTCCCCGGTGCTGGTGCCACAGAGATTGAGCTGGTTGAGAGGATACAGGCTCATGGTGAGACGACTCCTGGTCTTAGCCAGTACGCCATCAAGAAGTACGGCGAGGCCTTTGAGGTTGTGCCCCGAACCATCGCCGAGAGTGCCGGCCTGGATGCCACCGAGGTTCTGAGCCGACTTTATGCCGCTCACGCTAACAGCGACGACTGGGATACTGGTGTTGATATTGAG AACGATGATAACACTGGCATCCTTGACGCCAAGGACGAGGGCATCCTCGACcttctcatctccaagcaATGGGCCATCAAGCTCGCCACCGAAGCCGCTCGCACAGTCCTTTCGGTCGACCAGATCATCGTGGCACGACAAGCTGGTGGACCAAAGCCCCCGGGTCCCAACCCT AACTGGGATGAGGACTAA
- a CDS encoding HMG box domain-containing protein encodes MPITLKRKAPDADPPLPRSTAIPTALPPSVEEAYRRKCIQLKNRTSEVEDANDAARLRLARIKRQVEKLRIERAFLLEQLAKRTSANVEDSDGSPSPPPTDYQFAIPSELAANPQKPKDKPLRTKRGHRKSMMPDAEAKAPGGASFNTQNAGSPTSETFSHPPESQSKGPRANGVSKEAKKPADAFELYCSETRPALEAKHKDGDAEVDVESELARGWKELPEADRDEFQAKFEQSQAKSSEPKETPAEDKKEEEKPEETKPAAQDEDVEMGDDTEDQDTQAGEKAGE; translated from the exons ATGCCCATCACCCTCAAGCGCAAAGCACCAGACGCTgaccctcctcttcctcgctcGACAGCCATCCCCACcgccctccctccctcggTCGAGGAGGCCTACCGACGGAAATGCATCCAGCTGAAGAACCGCACGAGCGAAGTTGAAGACGCAAACGATGCCGCACGCCTCCGCCTCGCCCGTATCAAGCGCCAGGTCGAGAAGCTGCGAATAGAGCGCGCCTTCTTGCTCGAACAACTCGCGAAGCGTACCAGCGCCAACGTCGAAGATTCTGATGGCAGCCCCAGCCCGCCTCCTACA GACTACCAATTCGCCATCCCCAGTGAGTTAGCTGCTAACCCCCAGAAGCCCAAGGATAAGCCGTTGCGCACCAAGCGAGGCCACCGAAAGTCCATGATGCCGgacgccgaggccaaggcacCTGGCGGTGCCTCGTTCAACACCCAGAACGCTGGCTCGCCCACGTCTGAGACCTTTTCGCACCCGCCCGAGAGCCAGTCCAAGGGCCCGCGCGCCAACGGCGTTTCTAAGGAAgccaagaagcccgccgACGCCTTTGAGCTGTACTGCTCCGAGACACGACCTGCCCTCGAGGCTAAGCACAAGGACGGTGACGCCGAAGTCGACGTGGAGAGTGAGCTGGCCCGCGGCTGGAAGGAACTGCCTGAAGCCGATAGGGACGAGTTTCAGGCCAAGTTCGAACAGTCACAGGCTAAGAGCTCTGAACCTAAGGAGACACCTGCCGAGGataagaaggaagaggagaagcccgaaGAGACCAAGCCCGCAGCTCaagacgaggatgtcgagatgGGCGACGACACCGAGGACCAGGATACGCAGGCGGGTGAGAAGGCAGGAGAGTGA
- a CDS encoding DUF155 domain-containing protein, with the protein MDSHTTTTTSDAPPSESTPLLPTETRPKGTRSVTFSDNPVTRTIEPSRLQLQPRSPHHHGAGSSSGAGGPPMLTALNNKLRRRNSQGSVPAVAHMAVGPKIGPQRSTKKTEKLKLLPAPDLDEEADEESGRDVYSQYTRIKDPAARRDAAKLGKADRDRLPRVTAYCTANRYEMDALMRFLKGRGKTRGANPKLIDECIYTPYNYAAKSARSRDPVQNYERRHSTGGDAMDERPQRSDLINLQQEGVESETREHSSGHNGHTNGNGSHIGNEDILGSAVDDRGPIESNPDFDTHIHTPEVFLFDYGVVVIWGMTEAQEARFLKEISKFETEKLAADDVETEKFNFYYTKDYQARIYNDFITLRDKNNYMTKLAISHAVAQSVKTSLYEELIASTVETCKDIPTQIATTGKIALRRSQINMQIGELFILRISIHLNGSVLDTPELFWVEPQLEPVYQAVRSYLEMDQRVGLLTERLDVIADLLAVLKGELSHGHDEKLEWIVIILIAAEILVAAINIVVDLYIGD; encoded by the exons ATGGATTCtcacaccaccaccaccacatccGACGCGCCGCCCAGCGAATCAACACCTCTGTTGCCGACCGAGACTCGTCCCAAGGGAACCCGATCCGTTACATTTAGCGACAACCCCGTCACACGAACCATCGAGCCCAGCCGACTACAATTGCAACCGCGAAGccctcaccaccatggcGCCGGATCCAGCAGCGGCGCCGGCGGCCCTCCCATGCTCACAGCCCTCAACAACAAGCTCCGCAGACGCAACAGCCAGGGATCTGTGCCTGCGGTAGCTCATATGGCCGTCGGGCCCAAGATTGGTCCCCAGCGAAGCACCAAGAAGacggagaagctcaagctaCTCCCCGCCCCGGacctggacgaggaggccgacgAAGAAAGCGGAAGAGATGTCTACTCTCAGTACACGAGGATTAAAGATCCCGCCGCGCGAAGGGATGCGGCAAAGCTGGGTAAGGCAGACAGAGACCGGCTCCCCCGTGTAACAGCGTACTGTACCGCGAACCGGTACGAGATGGACGCCCTGATGAGGTTCCTCAAGGGGAGGGGCAAGACCAGGGGCGCAAACCCCAAACTCATCGACGAATGTATATACACGCCGTACAACTACGCTGCCAAGAGCGCTCGCAGCCGCGATCCGGTTCAGAACTATGAGCGACGACACTCTACTGGTGGCGACGCCATGGATGAGAGGCCTCAGAGGAGTGATTTGATCAATCTCCAGCAAGAAGGAGTTGAATCAGAGACTCGGGAGCACTCCTCGGGTCACAATGGCCATACTAATGGGAACGGCTCCCATATTGGCAACGAAGACATTTTGGGTTCCGCCGTGGATGACCGCGGCCCCATCGAGAGCAATCCGGACTTCGACACACACATACACACACCCGAGGTGTTCCTCTTTGACTATGGAGTTGTGGTCATCTGGGGAATGACCGAGGCCCAAGAGGCCAGGTTCCTGAAGGAGATATCCAAGTTCGAGACGGAGAAGCTCGCGGCCGACGACGTTGAGACGGAAAAGTTCAACTTTTACTACACAAAGGACTACCAGGCCCGTATATACAACGACTTTATCACCCTGCGCGACAAGAACAACTACATGACCAAACTGGCCATCTCCCATGCGGTGGCGCAGAGCGTCAAG ACTTCACTCTACGAGGAATTGATAGCGTCAACTGTCGAAACGTGCAAAGACATTCCCACCCAAATAGCGACGACGGGAAAGATTGCGCTCCGGCGATCGCAAATCAACATGCAGATCGGCgagctcttcatcctccgcATCAGCATCCACCTCAACGGCTCAGTCCTCGACACCCCCGAGCTGTTCTGGGTAGAACCGCAGCTCGAGCCTGTGTACCAGGCCGTGAGGAGTTATTTAGAGATGGACCAGCGAGTTGGTCTTCTCACAGAACGTCTCGACGTCATAGCCGATTTGTTAGCTGTGCTGAAGGGAGAGCTTAGCCACGGTCATGATGAGAAGTTGGAGTGGATTG TGATTATTCTCATTGCAGCCGAAATCCTCGTCGCCGCGATAAATATCGTGGTAGACTTGTACATTGGTGACTAG
- a CDS encoding Sacchrp-dh-NADP domain-containing protein, translating into MPLIKEHGRQYDLVVFGATGYTGKWTAEYITTHLATDLKWAVAGRSESKLQAVVDECKKRNPDRLPPGIEIASLNDNDLSALAKKTCVLITAVGPYSLYGEHAFKACAEAGTHYVDATGEFPWVHKMIKKYEATAKKTGAILIPQSGIESAPVDLGTWAMAKAIRTELGTPTKDVTISLHRISSTPSGGTLATALGLWDIFTLKEVKEANSPYAQSPIPHKEPTRPKDSILEKIFGVRTIPNLGLMTTSAMASTNIPVIERTWGLLSETPSRKDEFYGPNFTWSEYMKARNWLHGIFIHWLLLIGGMLVVSIPPLRAFLKNRVLQPGEGAKHEDTENDALEYKCIAYPDSEKATGKAAYCHMWYHGGIYYLTGMLLAEIAATILEDEIQLDGGCYTPACLGQGLIGRLDDSGLKMEVKIIDA; encoded by the exons ATGCCTTTGATCAAAGAGCATGGTCGTCAATACGACCTCGTCGTTTTTGGAGCTACCG GCTATACGGGCAAATGGACTGCCGAGTACATCACCACCCACCTCGCAACTGACCTGAAGTGGGCTGTCGCCGGCCGCTCAGAGTCCAAACTGCAAGCTGTCGTGGACGAGTGCAAAAAGCGCAATCCTGACCGGCTGCCACCAG GCATTGAGATCGCCAGCCTCAACGACAATGACTTGAGTGCACTCGCGAAAAAGACGTGTGTCCTCATCACCGCTGTCGGCCCATACAGTCTCTACGGCGAACATGCCTTCAAGGCTTGCGCTGAGGCGGGAACCCATTATGTGGATGCCACGGGCGAGTTCCCATGGGTTCACAAGATGATCAAGAAGTATGAGGCGACTGCTAAGAAGACGGGTGCTATCCTGATCCCTCAGTCTGGTATTGAGTCTGCTCCCGTGGACCTCGGCACATGGGCTATGGCCAAGGCAATCCGCACCGAATTGGGAACTCCGACCAAGGATGTTACCATTTCTCTGCACAGGATCAG CTCGACCCCTTCTGGTGGCACTCTGGCTACTGCGCTCGGCCTTTGGGATATCTTCACATTGAAGGAAGTGAAGGAGGCCAACAGCCCATATGCTCAGTCTCCTATCCCCCACAAGGAGCCCACGAGGCCCAAGGACTCTATCCTTGAGAAGATCTTTGGTGTTCGAACTATCCCTAACCTTGGTCTGATGACTACTTCTGCCATGGCATCGACCAACATCCCCGTCATTGAGCGGACCTGGGGACTGCTCTCAGAGACACCATCTCGAAAGGATGAGTTCTACGGACCCAACTTTACCTGGTCAGAGTACATGAAGGCTCGCAATTGGCTCCATGGAATCTTCATTCACTGGCTCCTACTGATTGGAGGCATGTTGGTTGTGTCGATTCCTCCGTTGAGGGCGTTTCTTAAGAACCGTGTCTTGCAGCCTGGAGAAGGCGCTAAGCACGAAGACACAGAGAACGATGCGCTTGAGTACAAATGTATTGCGTATCCTGACTCTGAAAAGGCCACAGGCAAGGCAGCTTATTGCCACATGTGGTATCATGGCGGCATATACTACT TGACGGGCATGCTGCTCGCAGAGATCGCTGCGACTATCTTGGAAGATGAAATCCAGCTTGATGGAGGCTGCTATACGCCGGCCTGTCTAGGCCAAGGCCTAATTGGTCGACTGGACGACTCTGGCCTCAAGATGGAGGTGAAGATTATTGACGCTTAG
- a CDS encoding MRP-L46 domain-containing protein: MTASSRGGRALRAALSTSPNICVRCASSSSSAFPKLSARLYSSAVDVTAATTTDSAPPAASRPPPPPYDVRSGMILTRPPLVTRKLHPFENSFFFYQKRLEERLNTPFITSIYFKPDTARRLDWNVKVQERQGTVAKELGVYNGKSSKAWDDELRVGDKLSDQESIVKALLKDAEARVSDDAELIAPDDVVPVEPPVDRVTEADRKGDVKRLDRQLDRTLYLVVKGKDGWGFPADVIPKDENLHESAKRVLDQAAGVNMNTWVVGRVPVAHVVTKPTLKADGSVEKKGQKTFFLKGRIMAGQADLEGNPFGYTDFKWLTREELEAELSPEYFKGVRNMMADR, from the exons ATGACAGCATCAAGTCGAGGTGGACGGGCCCTTCGGGCTGCGCTATCCA CTTCTCCCAATATCTGCGTCCgatgcgcttcttcttcctcctccgccttcCCTAAACTCTCGGCCCGCCTCTACTCCTCTGCCGTCGATGTCACAGCCGCCACCACCACAGACTCTGCCCCTCCAGCGGCGtcccgccctcctcctccaccctaCGATGTCCGGTCCGGCATGATCCTCACCCGGCCGCCGCTGGTGACGCGGAAACTGCACCCGTTCGAgaactccttcttcttctaccAGAAGCGCCTCGAGGAGCGGCTCAACACGCCCTTCATCACGAGCATCTACTTCAAGCCCGACACGGCCCGCCGGCTGGACTGGAACGTCAAGGTCCAGGAGCGCCAGGGTACCGTTGCCAAGGAGCTCGGTGTGTACAATGGCAAGAGCTCCAAGGCTTGGGACGACGAGCTCCGTGTCGGCGACAAGCTGAGCGACCAGGAGAGCATCGTCAAGGCCCTGCTCAAGGACGCAGAGGCCCGTGTCAGTGATGATGCCGAGCTCATCGCCCCGGATGATGTTGTGCCTGTCGAGCCGCCCGTCGACCGTGTCACAGAGGCCGACCGCAAGGGCGATGTGAAGCGACTGGATCGTCAGCTCGACCGGACGCTGTATCTGGttgtcaagggcaaggatggcTGGGGCTTCCCCGCGGATGTGATTCCCAAGGACGAGAACCTACACGAG TCCGCTAAGCGTGTCCTTGACCAGGCCGCTGGTGTCAACATGAACACATGGGTCGTCGGCCGCGTGCCCGTCGCCCACGTCGTGACAAAGCCCACGCTCAAGGCCGACGGCAGcgtcgagaagaagggccAAAAGACCTTCTTCCTCAAGGGCCGGATAATGGCCGGCCAGGCGGACCTCGAGGGCAACCCCTTTGGCTACACCGACTTCAAGTGGCTGACCcgcgaggagctcgaggccgagctgtCGCCAGAGTACTTCAAGGGCGTTCGCAACATGATGGCCGACAGGTAG
- a CDS encoding Structural maintenance of chromosomes protein, translating to MYIKQIIIQGFKSYKDQTVIEPFSSKTNVIVGRNGSGKSNFFAAIRFVLSDAYTQMSREERQGLLHEGSGSAVMSAYVEIIFDNSDDRFPTGNKEVVLRRTIGLKKDEYSVDRKVVTKSDVMNLLEAAGFSRSNPYYIVPQGRVTALTNMKESDRLNLLKEVAGTQVYETRRAESLKIMHETNNKREKIDELLKYIKERLDELEEEKEELKAYQNKDREKRCLEYAYYYSEQTKIQNSLEELDNARQDGLDNTDIRRDEFTEGEKAIEKLDAEVHKLQRDMEMLQIDRRQLEEDRRDNAKALAKAEMKTKNLREGQSAQEQARAQHAAELESVQADIAAKEQELATIIPEYNRRKEEEAEIRRQLDHVEATRNRLFAKQSRGSRFRNKSERDAWLRQEIEELNRTISTQKANKIDADEEVERVQQSISQTEQEVADLRTRLANFNSERQAIADEATKAHDLLEKLNDERKLVRREDDKLNKLIGDARQEKESSERELSNTMDGATARGLATIRRLKQENDIPGAYGTLAELLEVSDAYRLPVEQIAGASLFHYVVDNADTATQLADALFRQRGGRVTFMPLAQLRPRQINLPRSNDAVPLLSKITYNPEYEKAFQQVFGKVVVCPNLTVAGQYARSHGVDGITAEGDTTNKRGAMTGGYIDPRKSRLQAVQSVNKWRDNYEQKIAESRNIRRQVELKDQEITAAMSELQKLEQKLRQVDDSFGPLSHELRNKSVHLENERNHLEAAIKRREGVEKNMNVFLEDVAGHEAELQTDFKKSLTAAEERQLEELSDRVQELQKQWNEASNARRSLETRKQLLEGDLRQNLQLKLDQLNSQAFENSASGLSSGGLKEAQRELKKAQKALKAVETSLQETQAKMDDIQNRLDQMAVEKAQREQRQQEISEKIEKHKKRMDKSLRQKALWTARAAELAKTIRDLGVLPEEAFDKYENMEEKTITSKLRRVNEALKKYKHVNKKAFEQYNSFTTQQDQLMKRRKELDASQTSIEELVEHLDRRKDEAIERTFKQVSKEFSTIFGKLVPAGHGRLLIQRRTDRRQEPADDSEGETRGAVENYIGVGISVSFNSKHLDEQQKIQQLSGGQKSLCALCLIFALQATESSPMVIFDEVDANLDAQYRTAVAALLDSISNEIGTQFICTTFRPEIVHVADKCYGVTFVNKTSTIDCVTADDALKFVEGQARPN from the exons ATGTATATCAAGCAGATCATTATCCAGGGCTTCAAGAG CTACAAGGACCAGACCGTCATTGAACCCTTCTCGTCAAAGACAAATGTCATCGTCGGTCGCAATGGCTCCGGAAAGAGCAACTTCTTTGCAGCCATCCGGTTCGTCCTCAGCGATGCCTACACACAGATGAGTCGCGAGGAGCGCCAGGGTCTCCTCCACGAGGGCTCTGGCTCCGCTGTCATGTCAGCATACGTCGAGATCATCTTTGACAATAGCGACGACCGTTTCCCGACTGGCAACAAAGAGGTCGTCCTGCGCCGCACGATTGGTCTCAAAAAGGACGAATATTCCGTCGACCGCAAGGTTGTGACCAAATCGGACGTCATGAACCTCCTCGAAGCCGCAGGATTCTCGCGATCAAACCCATACTACATCGTGCCCCAAGGACGAGTCACTGCCCTGACCAACATGAAGGAGTCGGACAGACTGAACCTGCTGAAGGAGGTAGCGGGAACACAAGTGTATGAAACCCGTCGTGCCGAGTCGCTCAAAATCATGCACGAGACAAACAACAAGCGAGAAAAGATCGACGAGCTTCTCAAGTACATCAAAGAACGATTggacgagctggaggaggaaaaggaagagctcaaggcctATCAGAACAAGGACCGAGAGAAGCGATGCTTGGAATACGCATACTATTACAGCGAGCAGACTAAAATCCAGAACTCTCTGGAGGAACTCGACAACGCCCGGCAAGACGGCCTTGACAACACTGACATAAGACGAGATGAGTTCACAGAGGGCGAAAAGGCGATTGAGAAACTCGATGCGGAAGTACATAAACTCCAGCGTGACATGGAGATGCTGCAGATTGATCGACGGCAACTTGAGGAAGATCGGCGCGACAACGCAAAGGCGCTGGCCAAGGCAGAAATGAAGACCAAGAACCTCAGAGAAGGACAATCTGCCCAAGAGCAAGCGCGAGCACAACATGCCGCAGAACTGGAATCAGTCCAGGCTGACATAGCCGCCAAGGAGCAAGAGTTGGCGACCATCATCCCTGAGTACAACAGACggaaagaagaggaggccgagatACGAAGGCAACTCGATCATGTGGAGGCTACGAGAAACCGCCTTTTTGCCAAGCAAAGTCGAGGCTCTCGATTCAGAAACAAGAGCGAGCGTGATGCCTGGCTAAGGCAAGAGATCGAGGAGTTGAATCGCACTATTAGCACCCAAAAGGCTAACAAGATCGACGcggacgaggaggttgagaggGTTCAGCAGTCCATCTCCCAGACCGAGCAAGAGGTTGCTGATCTTCGAACTCGCCTGGCCAATTTCAACAGTGAAAGACAAGCCATCGCAGACGAGGCAACCAAGGCACACGACCTTCTCGAAAAACTGAATGATGAAAGGAAGCTTGTTAGACGAGAGGACGACAAACTCAACAAGCTCATTGGTGATGCTCGGCAAGAGAAGGAGTCATCGGAGCGTGAGCTGTCGAATACCATGGACGGAGCTACTGCGCGTGGTCTGGCAACTATCCGACGGCTGAAGCAAGAGAACGACATTCCCGGAGCATACGGAACGTTGGCAGAGCTCCTCGAAGTCAGCGACGCCTATAGACTTCCTGTGGAACAAATTGCTGGTGCCAGTCTCTTTCACTATGTTGTGGATAATGCAGACACCGCCACTCAGCTTGCAGATGCTCTCTTCAGACAACGAGGAGGCAGAGTAACCTTCATGCCTCTTGCTCAACTGCGACCACGGCAAATCAATCTACCAAGATCCAACGACGCTGTGCCGCTCTTGTCCAAGATCACGTACAACCCCGAGTACGAGAAGGCTTTCCAGCAGGTGTTTGGCAAGGTAGTTGTTTGCCCGAACCTGACGGTTGCCGGCCAGTATGCCAGAAgccatggcgttgatggTATCACTGCCGAAGGTGACACCACAAACAAGAGAGGTGCCATGACTGGTGGATATATCGACCCACGAAAGTCGCGGCTGCAAGCAGTCCAGTCTGTAAATAAATGGCGGGACAACTACGAGCAGAAGATTGCCGAGTCTCGCAATATCCGCCGACAGGTGGAGCTCAAAGACCAAGAGATCACGGCTGCCATGTCGGAACTTCAAAAGCTGGAGCAGAAGCTGCGGCAGGTCGATGACAGCTTTGGGCCATTGAGCCATGAGCTGAGGAACAAGTCGGTGCATCTAGAGAACGAACGAAACCACCTTGAAGCTGCCATCAAGCGTCGGGAGGGTGTCGAGAAGAACATGAATGTTTTCCTGGAGGATGTTGCAGGCCACGAGGCTGAACTTCAGACCGACTTCAAGAAGAGCTTGACAGCGGCCGAGGAACGCCAGTTGGAGGAACTCAGCGACCGTGTTCAGGAACTCCAGAAGCAATGGAACGAGGCCAGCAATGCTCGCCGTAGCCTGGAAACACGGaagcagctcctcgagggaGACCTACGCCAGAACCTGCAGTTGAAGCTCGACCAGCTCAACAGTCAAGCCTTTGAGAATTCAGCATCTGGATTATCGTCAGGCGGCCTGAAGGAGGCCCAGagggagctcaagaaggctcAGAAGGCACTGAAAGCTGTTGAGACCAGCCTTCAAGAGACACaggccaagatggatgaCATACAGAACCGTCTTGACCAGATGGCCGTCGAGAAGGCGCAGCGAGAGCAGAGGCAGCAAGAAATCTCGGAGAAGATCGAGAAGCATAAAAAGAGAATGGACAAGAGTCTACGTCAGAAGGCTCTCTGGACGGCGCGGGCTGCCGAACTCGCCAAGACCATCCGGGACCTTGGTGTGCTCCCTGAGGAAGCATTTGATAAATACGAAAACATGGAGGAGAAGACA ATCACGTCGAAGCTCAGGAGAGTAAACGAAGCGCTCAAGAAGTACAAGCACGTCAACAAGAAGGCCTTTGAGCAATACAACAGCTTCACCACCCAGCAAGATCAGCTGATGAAGAGACGAAAGGAGCTGGACGCTTCCCAAACGTCTATTGAAGAACTCGTTGAGCACCTTGACCGTCGAAAGGATGAGGCCATTGAGCGTACCTTCAAGCAGGTCTCGAAAGAGTTCTCGACCATCTTTGGCAAGCTGGTGCCTGCTGGTCATGGTCGTCTGCTTATCCAGCGACGGACAGATCGTCGCCAGGAGCCGGCCGATGACTCGGAGGGAGAGACACGGGGTGCCGTCGAGAACTACATTGGTGTAGGAATCAGCGTCTCGTTCAACTCGAAGCATCTGGACGAGCAGCAGAAGATCCAGCAGCTGAGTGGTGGCCAGAAGA GTTTGTGTGCTCTCTGCCTCATCTTTGCCCTTCAGGCAACCGAGAGCAGTCCCATGGTCATCTTCGACGAGGTGGACGCCAACCTGGACGCCCAGTATCGTACGGCCGTTGCAGCACTTCTcgactccatctccaacgagATTGGTACGCAGTTCATCTGTACCACCTTCCGACCCGAGATTGTCCACGTTGCAGACAAGTGCTATGGTGTGACGTTTGTCAACAAGACGAGCACCATCGATTGCGTCACCGCGGACGACGCCCTCAAGTTTGTCGAGGGTCAGGCGAGACCGAACTGA